The genome window TACGAGCGGTTGGTCGCGTTGAAGAACACGTACGATCCGGGCAACTTCTTTCGCCTGAACCAGAACATCAAGCCGGCCTAGGATACGCGTTCAGGAGCGAGCGCGATGCAGGTCTTCGCAAGCCCCGAGACCATCCGGTCGATGACCCCGCTCAACCCCTTCGACCGGCAGCCCGATGGCCGGCCCCTGGTGCCCGATGCGTTGCTGGAACGAATCTCCAAGGCGGCCACCGAACAGGTCTGGAGAACCCTGGGCCTGCACGGGTACACGCACCAGTTCGAGGGCGGCTGGTTCCAGTCGCACCCCGGGCGGGTACTGGTGGGGAGGGCGGTCACCGCCATCTTCATGCCGTTCCGGCCGGATCTCGACCAGGTGGTGATCACCGCGTCCGGCAAGCCCGCGGGCGACCGGCATGGTTCGGGCGGTCAGAATTCATGGGTCATCGACGGCCTGCTCCCCGGCGACGTCATGGTGGCCGACATGTTTGGCAAGGTCGAGGATGGTCCGTTGGTCGGTGACAACCTGGCCACCACCATCAGCCGCCGCACCGGCGCCGGCGCCGTGATCGAAGGGACGATCCGCGACTACGACGGCATCAAGCACATCTCGCCGCTGCAGATCTTCTGCCGCGGCGTGCACCCCTCTTTCCTCAGGGAGTGCACGCTCGTGGGGGTCAATGTCCCGGTGCGAATCGGAGGGGCCACCGCGCTGCCGGGCGATGTGGTGCTCGGCACCGAGACCGGCGTCGTCTTTATCCCGCCCCACCTGGCCGAAGAGGTGGCGACCAGTGCTGAGGACATCCGGCTGCGCGACACCTTCAGCAAGCAGCGCCTGGCCGAAGGGCGCTACAGCGCCCTGGTGATCGACCGCGACTGGACGGAGGAGATCGAGCAAGATTTCCGCCGGTGGCGGGCCGAGCGAACGTAGAACGCCGCCCCCCCACGACGACCGCCGCAGCGCTTATCGCTGCTCGTGAGTGACGCCCTCGAGCAGCCCCCTCATGTAGCCGATCGCATACAGCCGGCCCAGCATTTCGTACCCGGGCCGTTCGTTCGATTCACCCGCCATCGTGGGGACGTGGTCCGGCCGCAG of bacterium contains these proteins:
- a CDS encoding RraA family protein encodes the protein MQVFASPETIRSMTPLNPFDRQPDGRPLVPDALLERISKAATEQVWRTLGLHGYTHQFEGGWFQSHPGRVLVGRAVTAIFMPFRPDLDQVVITASGKPAGDRHGSGGQNSWVIDGLLPGDVMVADMFGKVEDGPLVGDNLATTISRRTGAGAVIEGTIRDYDGIKHISPLQIFCRGVHPSFLRECTLVGVNVPVRIGGATALPGDVVLGTETGVVFIPPHLAEEVATSAEDIRLRDTFSKQRLAEGRYSALVIDRDWTEEIEQDFRRWRAERT